One window from the genome of Schistocerca piceifrons isolate TAMUIC-IGC-003096 chromosome 1, iqSchPice1.1, whole genome shotgun sequence encodes:
- the LOC124737689 gene encoding uncharacterized protein LOC124737689 has product MRVTTIKTLFKRLHPKCQAENQNPRHGLIMLLTTPSEDIYVKEVLEVTNKEERKKKSCLWTQTSCKNLNQKFDGVLRKLKLNISNIDPCINSHRGGTKLVIIASFVNDMLLFSNDRAVLDQFKSSLNIFFEIKYLGQIGQSLSMVITWDHDKGKIWISQKSSAKKGL; this is encoded by the exons ATGAGGGTCACGACAATCAAAACGTTGTTCAAGAGGTTACACCCCAAATGTCAAGCAGAGAACCAAAACCCAAGACATGGCCTGATCATGTTACTTACTACTCCAAGTGaagatatttatgtcaaagaagtcTTGGAAGTGACaaataaagaagaaaggaaaaaaa AAAGCTGCTTATGGACTCAAACAAGCTGTAAGAATTTGAATCAAAAATTTGATGGGGTCTTAAGAAAACTGAAACTGAACATATCAAACATTGATCCATGTATCAATTCTCACAGAGGTGGCACCAAACTAGTCATCATAGCTTCATTTGTCAATGATATGCTATTATTCTCAAATGACAGAGCTGTTCTGGATCAATTCAAAAGTTCTCTGAATATATTttttgagataaaatatttaggacagatAGGCCAAAGCCTAAGCATGGTAATTACATGGGATCatgacaaaggaaaaatttggatctCACAGAAATCCTCTGCAAAAAAAGGTCTGTAG